One genomic region from Cryptosporangium aurantiacum encodes:
- a CDS encoding zinc-binding dehydrogenase gives MRAIWLTEFGDPSVLVPGGAPDPEPGAGQVRVDVEVASISFVETQIRAGRPGPFPLPDPPFVPGNGVGGVVAAVGPDVDPALLGRRVFSTTGGFGGYAEKAAVAVTDVVEIPDVLSTADAVALATDGRTAVGLFRLAAPKAGETVLVEGAAGGLGSMLVQLALGAGARVIGAVGSDQKRDVVRKAGAEAVDYRQPDWADQVRKLVDGEAVDVVFDGVGGEIGATARGLVRTGSRFVVHGAAGGPMTDPASVAATGATVVTLWDIQKKLGLSVPQLAAASLAEGAAGRLKAVIGQVFPLERAADAHAAIGARTTVGKTLLLV, from the coding sequence ATGCGAGCGATCTGGTTGACAGAGTTCGGTGACCCGTCGGTACTCGTGCCGGGTGGAGCGCCTGATCCGGAGCCGGGCGCAGGTCAGGTCCGGGTGGACGTCGAGGTGGCCAGCATCTCGTTCGTCGAGACGCAGATCCGCGCCGGACGCCCCGGGCCGTTTCCGCTGCCCGACCCCCCGTTCGTGCCGGGCAACGGCGTCGGCGGTGTGGTCGCAGCGGTCGGCCCCGACGTTGATCCGGCCCTGCTCGGCCGGCGGGTGTTCAGCACGACCGGCGGGTTCGGCGGCTACGCGGAGAAGGCGGCGGTCGCGGTCACCGACGTCGTCGAGATCCCGGACGTGCTCTCGACCGCCGACGCGGTAGCGCTGGCCACCGACGGGCGGACCGCGGTCGGGCTGTTCCGGCTAGCCGCACCGAAGGCTGGTGAAACCGTGCTGGTCGAGGGGGCGGCCGGTGGTCTCGGCTCGATGCTGGTCCAGCTGGCGCTCGGTGCGGGCGCCCGGGTGATCGGTGCCGTCGGCAGCGACCAGAAGCGCGACGTCGTCCGCAAAGCCGGAGCAGAAGCCGTGGACTACCGGCAGCCGGACTGGGCGGATCAGGTCCGCAAGCTGGTTGACGGCGAAGCCGTAGACGTGGTGTTCGACGGGGTCGGTGGGGAGATCGGCGCCACCGCACGGGGCCTCGTGCGTACCGGCAGCCGGTTCGTGGTGCACGGCGCCGCGGGTGGGCCGATGACCGATCCCGCGTCGGTCGCCGCCACCGGTGCGACCGTGGTCACGCTCTGGGACATCCAGAAGAAGCTCGGCTTGAGCGTGCCGCAGTTGGCGGCCGCGTCGCTGGCGGAGGGGGCCGCCGGGCGGCTGAAGGCCGTGATCGGGCAGGTGTTCCCGCTGGAACGGGCGGCCGACGCGCACGCCGCGATCGGGGCACGGACGACGGTCGGGAAGACCCTGCTCCTGGTGTGA
- the purB gene encoding adenylosuccinate lyase has translation MIPNVLAARYASTELTKLWSPEHKIVLERQLWIAVLRAQRELGVPVPDSVVEAYEAVVHDVDLESIAARERVTRHDVKARIEEFSALAGHEHIHKGMTSRDLTENVEQLQVRASLELIRDRVVTSLVRLAARAVEFDALVLTGRSHNVPAQATLLGKRFASAAEEQLLAYERISELLARYPLRGIKGPVGTAADQLDLLGGDPVKLAALEDAVARHLGFHRTFTSVGQVYPRSLDYDALSTLVVAAAGPSSLATTIRLMAGQELVTEGFKAGQVGSSAMPHKMNTRSCERVNGLAVILRGYASMTGELAGNQWNEGDVFCSVVRRVALPDAFFAADGLFQTFLTVLTEFGAYPAVVQRELDRYLPFLATTKVLVAAVQRGVGREVAHEAIKEHAVAVALEMREKGIERNDLLDRLASDERLRLDAASVRALVADPAAFTGAASAQVTEVARRVAEVAARHPAAAAYTPGEIL, from the coding sequence GTGATCCCGAACGTACTCGCCGCCCGATACGCCTCGACCGAGCTGACCAAGCTCTGGTCTCCCGAGCACAAGATCGTGCTCGAGCGCCAGCTGTGGATCGCCGTGTTGCGGGCCCAGCGCGAGCTCGGCGTCCCGGTGCCCGACAGCGTCGTCGAGGCGTACGAGGCGGTCGTGCACGACGTCGACCTGGAGTCGATCGCCGCGCGCGAACGCGTCACCCGGCACGACGTAAAGGCGCGGATCGAGGAGTTCTCGGCGCTCGCCGGGCACGAGCACATTCACAAGGGCATGACGTCCCGCGACCTGACCGAGAACGTGGAGCAGCTCCAGGTCCGTGCGTCGCTGGAGCTGATCCGCGATCGGGTCGTCACCTCGCTGGTGCGGCTGGCGGCGCGGGCGGTGGAGTTCGACGCGCTGGTGCTCACCGGCCGGTCGCACAACGTGCCGGCGCAGGCGACGCTGCTCGGCAAGCGATTCGCCTCCGCGGCGGAGGAGCAGCTGCTGGCCTACGAGCGGATCTCCGAGCTGCTCGCGCGGTACCCGCTGCGCGGCATCAAGGGCCCGGTGGGCACCGCGGCCGACCAGCTCGACCTGCTAGGCGGTGACCCGGTGAAGCTCGCGGCGCTGGAGGACGCCGTCGCGCGCCACCTCGGGTTCCACCGGACCTTCACCAGCGTCGGCCAGGTGTATCCGCGGTCGCTCGACTACGACGCGCTGTCCACGCTGGTCGTCGCGGCGGCCGGGCCGTCGAGCCTGGCGACGACGATCCGGTTGATGGCCGGTCAGGAACTGGTCACCGAGGGGTTCAAGGCCGGGCAGGTCGGTTCCTCGGCGATGCCGCACAAAATGAACACCCGGTCGTGCGAGCGCGTGAACGGCCTGGCGGTGATCCTGCGCGGGTACGCGTCGATGACCGGTGAGCTGGCAGGCAACCAGTGGAACGAGGGCGACGTCTTCTGCAGCGTCGTCCGCCGGGTCGCGCTGCCGGATGCGTTCTTCGCCGCGGACGGCCTGTTCCAGACGTTCCTCACCGTGCTGACCGAGTTCGGGGCGTACCCGGCTGTCGTGCAGCGTGAACTCGACCGGTACCTGCCGTTCCTGGCGACGACGAAGGTGCTGGTCGCGGCCGTGCAGCGGGGTGTGGGCCGGGAGGTCGCGCACGAGGCGATCAAGGAGCACGCGGTCGCGGTGGCGCTGGAGATGCGCGAGAAGGGGATCGAGCGCAACGACTTGCTCGACCGGTTGGCGTCGGACGAGCGGCTCCGGCTGGACGCCGCATCGGTGCGTGCGCTGGTCGCGGATCCGGCGGCGTTCACCGGGGCGGCGTCGGCGCAGGTCACCGAGGTGGCGCGGCGGGTCGCCGAGGTCGCGGCGCGGCACCCGGCAGCCGCGGCCTACACCCCGGGCGAGATCTTGTAG
- a CDS encoding MFS transporter, translating to MALTRLDRVARTVLSLCWVVVLLEGFDLFVYSTVIPELLDDPEWQLTASEAGRIGSYATFGMLIGSLTIGTVTDWIGRRKAIIGCATWFSVLMAVCAVAPNPAVFGFGRFLAGLGLGGLIPTAMPLVMEYIGEHRRGAGATWMMTGYHVGGLVVAALAIAVLPAFGWRAMFWAGALPIVVMLPLLWRYLPESVDFLLARGRTAEAEAVARRHHVDLDAARARVGDDVHTEDKSAGIRTIFGHGYLASTLLFFVASFCGLLLVYGFGTWLPELMRDSGYGLGSALSFLVVTNIGAVAGLLLTGPLADRLGTKRASAIWFLTGAVFVGLISIRMPSALIYLAAALAGFFLFTAQVVLYAHVGYHYPTATHATALGWIAGVGRIGSVVGPTLGGVLLDADAGVWSFYVFALAGLVGAVAMWLAPRSPLEAPPRARWSPRGRAGSPKPA from the coding sequence GTGGCGCTCACCAGGCTCGACCGCGTCGCCCGCACCGTTCTGTCCCTGTGCTGGGTCGTCGTCCTGCTCGAAGGCTTCGACCTCTTCGTCTACAGCACGGTGATCCCGGAACTCCTCGACGACCCCGAGTGGCAACTCACGGCCTCCGAGGCCGGTCGGATCGGCAGCTACGCCACGTTCGGCATGCTGATCGGCTCGTTGACGATCGGCACCGTCACCGACTGGATCGGACGCCGCAAGGCGATCATCGGTTGCGCGACCTGGTTCTCGGTGCTGATGGCGGTCTGCGCGGTCGCACCGAACCCCGCGGTCTTCGGGTTCGGCCGGTTCCTCGCGGGCCTGGGCCTCGGCGGTCTGATCCCGACCGCGATGCCGCTGGTCATGGAGTACATCGGCGAGCATCGCCGGGGCGCGGGAGCCACCTGGATGATGACCGGCTATCACGTCGGTGGTCTAGTGGTGGCCGCGCTCGCGATCGCGGTGCTGCCCGCGTTCGGCTGGCGCGCGATGTTCTGGGCCGGTGCGCTCCCGATCGTCGTCATGCTCCCGCTGCTCTGGCGGTACCTGCCGGAGTCGGTCGACTTCCTGCTGGCCCGCGGACGGACGGCTGAGGCCGAGGCGGTCGCCCGCCGTCACCACGTCGATTTGGACGCCGCCCGAGCGCGAGTCGGCGATGACGTGCACACCGAGGACAAGTCCGCGGGCATCCGCACCATCTTCGGGCACGGATACCTGGCCTCGACACTGTTGTTCTTCGTCGCGTCGTTCTGCGGGCTGCTCCTCGTCTACGGGTTCGGAACGTGGCTACCCGAGCTCATGCGCGACTCCGGCTACGGCCTCGGGTCGGCGCTCTCGTTCCTGGTCGTGACCAACATCGGCGCGGTGGCCGGGCTGCTGCTGACCGGCCCGCTCGCCGACCGGCTCGGGACCAAACGAGCGTCGGCGATCTGGTTCCTCACCGGGGCGGTGTTCGTCGGGCTGATCAGCATCCGGATGCCGTCGGCGTTGATCTACCTGGCGGCGGCGCTGGCCGGCTTCTTCCTGTTCACCGCTCAGGTCGTGCTGTACGCGCACGTCGGCTACCACTACCCGACCGCGACGCACGCGACCGCGCTCGGCTGGATCGCCGGTGTCGGACGGATCGGCTCGGTGGTCGGCCCGACGCTGGGCGGCGTCTTGCTCGACGCCGACGCCGGCGTGTGGAGCTTCTACGTGTTCGCGCTGGCGGGACTGGTCGGGGCGGTGGCGATGTGGCTCGCGCCGCGGTCGCCGTTGGAGGCACCACCCCGGGCACGCTGGTCACCTCGCGGACGCGCTGGTTCGCCGAAACCCGCGTGA